In the Salvelinus fontinalis isolate EN_2023a chromosome 34, ASM2944872v1, whole genome shotgun sequence genome, one interval contains:
- the LOC129833162 gene encoding eukaryotic translation initiation factor 3 subunit G: MPSIEYDDSKPSWADQVEEEGDEGTLPPPKETVKGNIKTITEYKIDEDGKKFKIIRTFKIETRKASKAVARRKNWKKFGNSEYDPPGPNVADTTVSDDVFMVFISSKEDLNAQDVEEDPMNKLKGQKIVSCRICKGDHWTTRCPYKDTLGPMQKELAEQLGLSTGDPTKAAGDEPEPAAPAAGSKTGKYVPPSLRDGSTRRGESMQPNRRGASDDNATIRVTNLSEDTRETDLQELFRPFGSISRIYLAKDKNTGQSKGFAFISFHRREDAARAIAGVSGFGYDHLILNVEWAKPSNN, translated from the exons ATGCCGTCGATTGAATACGACGA TTCCAAGCCCAGCTGGGCCGATCAGGTTGAAGAGGAGGGAGACGAAG GTACCCTACCCCCTCCAAAAGAAACCGTCAAAGGAAATATCAAAACCATCACGGAATACAAGATCGATGAGGATGGAAAGAAGTTCAAG ATTATTCGCACCTTCAAGATTGAGACTAGGAAGGCCTCCAAAGCTGTTGCCAGGAGAAAG AACTGGAAGAAGTTTGGCAACTCAGAGTATGACCCACCAGGTCCCAATGTTGCTGATACCACAGTCAGTGATGATGTCTTTATGGTGTTCATCTCTAGCAAAGAG GACCTGAATGCCCAAGATGTGGAAGAGGACCCCATGAACAAGCTGAAGGGACAGAAGATAGTGTCCTGTCGAATCTGTAAAGGAGACCATTGGACCACCCGCTGCCCCTACAAGGACACTCTGGGTCCCATGCAGAAGGAGCTGGCCGAGCAGCTGGGCCTGTCCACTGGAGACCCGACAAAGGCTGCCGGGG ACGAGCCTGAGCCTGCCGCACCAGCTGCAGGGAGCAAAACGGGGAAGTATGTGCCCCCCAGCCTGAGGGACGGCAGCACACGTAGAGGAGAGTCCATGCAACCCAATCGCCGTGGTGCAT CTGATGACAACGCCACCATCCGTGTGACCAACCTGTCTGAGGACACACGCGAGACGGATCTGCAGGAGCTCTTCAGGCCGTTCGGCTCCATCTCCAGGATCTACCTGGCCAAGGACAAAAACACAGGCCAGTCCAAG GGCTTTGCCTTTATCAGTTTCCACCGCAGGGAGGATGCAGCCAGAGCCATCGCAGGAGTGTCAGGATTTGGATACGATCATCTTATCCTCAATGTGGAATGGGCCAA ACCATCAAACAACTGA